A portion of the Punica granatum isolate Tunisia-2019 chromosome 7, ASM765513v2, whole genome shotgun sequence genome contains these proteins:
- the LOC116213676 gene encoding branched-chain-amino-acid aminotransferase 2, chloroplastic-like isoform X3, translating into MPTDYMYVMKCSENDRYKEGKISRYGNIELSPSAGVLNYGQGLFEGLKAYRKESGGLLLFRPDQNAMRMKFGAERMCMPAPSVDQFIDAVKQITVANKRWVPPPGKGSLYIRPLLMGSGPILGLAPAPEYMFLIYASPVRNYFKEGSAPLNLYVDDEYDRASRGGAGGVKTITNYAPVLKAIMSAKGRGFSDVLYLDSMNKKYLEEVSSCNIFLVKDKVISTPATNGTILSGVTRKSIIEIARDLGYQVEERAIPVEELMYADEVFCTGTAVVVAPVGSITYKDKKVEFRTDAEALSRKLYNTLVGIQMGVIEDKFGWTVEIE; encoded by the exons ATGCCGACGGATTACATGTATGTCATGAAATGTTCGGAGAATGATAGATATAAAGAAGGGAAAATCAGCCGGTATGGGAATATCGAACTTAGCCCTTCTGCAGGAGTCCTGAATTACGGCCAG GGACTTTTTGAAGGACTGAAAGCGTACAGGAAAGAAAGTGGAGGCCTTTTGCTCTTCCGTCCTGATCAGAACGCAATGAGGATGAAATTCGGGGCTGAGAGGATGTGCATGCCTGCTCCATCGGTCGATCAATTTATCGATGCAGTGAAACAAATCACAGTCGCTAACAAACGTTGG GTTCCTCCTCCGGGAAAAGGATCTCTGTACATTAGGCCTCTGCTGATGGGAAGTGGTCCGATATTGGGTTTGGCCCCAGCTCCCGAGTATATGTTTCTAATATACGCTTCACCCGTTCGTAATTACTTCAAG GAAGGTTCAGCGCCCTTGAATTTATATGTTGATGATGAGTATGACCGAGCATCTCGAGGTGGGGCTGGAGGCGTGAAGACTATTACGAATTATGCACCG GTTTTGAAAGCAATAATGAGCGCAAAAGGCAGAGGATTTTCTGATGTCTTGTACCTCGACTCAATGAACAAGAAGTATCTCGAGGAGGTCTCCTCGTGCAACATTTTCCTGGTGAAG GATAAAGTAATTTCCACTCCCGCCACAAACGGGACGATCCTCTCTGGTGTCACAAGGAAAAGCATCATAGAAATTGCTCGTGATCTCGGGTACCAG GTCGAGGAACGTGCTATCCCGGTGGAAGAACTGATGTACGCTGATGAAGTCTTTTGCACGGGAACTGCTGTAGTAGTTGCACCGGTTGGCAGCATAACGTACAAGGACAAGAA GGTTGAGTTCAGAACAGATGCTGAGGCTTTGAGCAGGAAGCTGTACAATACTCTCGTCGGGATTCAGATGGGTGTCATCGAAGACAAGTTCGGGTGGACTGTGGAGATCGAGTGA
- the LOC116213676 gene encoding branched-chain-amino-acid aminotransferase 2, chloroplastic-like isoform X2 — MISRFLSGVRGTILSPRNSSPLSKFRDFYCYTSQAASSLQQACEPFPYSEDEYAYVDWDNLGFGLMPTDYMYVMKCSENDRYKEGKISRYGNIELSPSAGVLNYGQGLFEGLKAYRKESGGLLLFRPDQNAMRMKFGAERMCMPAPSVDQFIDAVKQITVANKRWVPPPGKGSLYIRPLLMGSGPILGLAPAPEYMFLIYASPVRNYFKEGSAPLNLYVDDEYDRASRGGAGGVKTITNYAPVLKAIMSAKGRGFSDVLYLDSMNKKYLEEVSSCNIFLVKDKVISTPATNGTILSGVTRKSIIEIARDLGYQVEERAIPVEELMYADEVFCTGTAVVVAPVGSITYKDKKVEFRTDAEALSRKLYNTLVGIQMGVIEDKFGWTVEIE, encoded by the exons ATGATTTCAAGGTTTCTCAGCGGCGTCCGTGGCACGATCCTGTCTCCGAGGAACAGCTCTCCCCTGTCCAAG TTCAGAGATTTCTACTGCTACACTTCTCAAGCTGCTTCCTCTTTACAGCAAGCATGTGAGCCATTCCCATATAG TGAGGATGAATATGCTTATGTGGACTGGGACAATCTCGGGTTCGGTCTCATGCCGACGGATTACATGTATGTCATGAAATGTTCGGAGAATGATAGATATAAAGAAGGGAAAATCAGCCGGTATGGGAATATCGAACTTAGCCCTTCTGCAGGAGTCCTGAATTACGGCCAG GGACTTTTTGAAGGACTGAAAGCGTACAGGAAAGAAAGTGGAGGCCTTTTGCTCTTCCGTCCTGATCAGAACGCAATGAGGATGAAATTCGGGGCTGAGAGGATGTGCATGCCTGCTCCATCGGTCGATCAATTTATCGATGCAGTGAAACAAATCACAGTCGCTAACAAACGTTGG GTTCCTCCTCCGGGAAAAGGATCTCTGTACATTAGGCCTCTGCTGATGGGAAGTGGTCCGATATTGGGTTTGGCCCCAGCTCCCGAGTATATGTTTCTAATATACGCTTCACCCGTTCGTAATTACTTCAAG GAAGGTTCAGCGCCCTTGAATTTATATGTTGATGATGAGTATGACCGAGCATCTCGAGGTGGGGCTGGAGGCGTGAAGACTATTACGAATTATGCACCG GTTTTGAAAGCAATAATGAGCGCAAAAGGCAGAGGATTTTCTGATGTCTTGTACCTCGACTCAATGAACAAGAAGTATCTCGAGGAGGTCTCCTCGTGCAACATTTTCCTGGTGAAG GATAAAGTAATTTCCACTCCCGCCACAAACGGGACGATCCTCTCTGGTGTCACAAGGAAAAGCATCATAGAAATTGCTCGTGATCTCGGGTACCAG GTCGAGGAACGTGCTATCCCGGTGGAAGAACTGATGTACGCTGATGAAGTCTTTTGCACGGGAACTGCTGTAGTAGTTGCACCGGTTGGCAGCATAACGTACAAGGACAAGAA GGTTGAGTTCAGAACAGATGCTGAGGCTTTGAGCAGGAAGCTGTACAATACTCTCGTCGGGATTCAGATGGGTGTCATCGAAGACAAGTTCGGGTGGACTGTGGAGATCGAGTGA
- the LOC116213675 gene encoding squalene monooxygenase SE1-like isoform X1, giving the protein MLDQYALGWILASVLALVALFRLVPRRKSEGGPSESQKSIVTSDGESGSADSNADVIIVGAGVAGAALAYTLGKEGRRVHVIERDLAEPDRIVGELLQPGGYLKLIELGLEDCVEEIDAQRVFGYALFKDGRNTCLSYPLEKFHSDVSGRSFHNGRFIQRMREKAASLNNVRLEQGTVTSLVEEKGAIRGVQYKTKDGEVLTARAPLTVVCDGCFSNLRRSLCNPKVDVPSCFVGLVLENCQLPYANHGHVILGEPSPILFYPISSTEVRCLVDVPGQKVPSISSGDMANYLKSVVVSQVPPEIRDAFIAAVDKGNIRTMPNRSMPAAPYPTPGALLMGDAFNMRHPLTGGGMTVALSDIVVLHNLLRPLQDLNDAAALCKYLESFYTLRKAFNSSLGKFEMRGKVIIMPCMLELYEDNQPVASTINTLAGALYKVFCASPDPARKEMRQACFDYLSLGGVFSNGPIALLSGLNPRPLSLVLHFFAVAIYGVGRLMLPFPSPKRIWTGARLISGASGIIFPIIKAEGVRQMFFPATVPAYYRAPPVH; this is encoded by the exons ATGCTGGATCAGTACGCGCTTGGCTGGATCCTGGCCTCGGTGCTGGCGCTGGTCGCCTTGTTCCGCCTGGTGCCGAGGAGGAAGAGCGAGGGCGGGCCCTCGGAGAGCCAGAAGAGCATCGTCACCAGCGACGGGGAGTCCGGATCTGCTGACAGCAATGCCGATGTCATCATCGTCGGAGCCGGTGTCGCCGGCGCCGCCCTCGCCTACACTCTCGGAAAG GAAGGGCGTCGCGTGCATGTTATTGAAAGGGACTTGGCAGAACCTGACCGTATTGTTGGTGAATTGCTCCAACCAGGGGGCTACCTGAAATTGATAGAGTTGGGTCTTGAGG ATTGTGTGGAGGAAATTGATGCTCAGCGAGTCTTTGGTTATGCCCTTTTTAAGGATGGCAGAAATACTTGCCTCTCATATCCCCTGGAAAAGTTCCACTCAGATGTTTCAGGAAGGAGCTTTCATAATGGGCGTTTCATACAGCGAATGCGTGAGAAGGCTGCATCTCTTAACAA TGTCCGGTTGGAGCAAGGGACAGTTACATCTTTGGTCGAAGAAAAGGGAGCCATTAGAGGTGTGCAGTATAAGACAAAAGATGGGGAAGTACTTACAGCACGTGCACCTCTTACAGTAGTCTGTGATGGATGCTTTTCAAACTTGCGCCGCTCCCTTTGCAACCCTAAG GTTGATGTACCCTCTTGCTTTGTTGGGCTGGTCCTGGAGAACTGCCAACTTCCCTATGCAAATCATGGGCATGTTATTTTAGGAGAACCCTCTCCGATCCTATTTTATCCGATCAGCAGCACGGAGGTTCGGTGCCTAGTCGATGTACCTGGGCAGAAGGTTCCCTCTATCTCGAGTGGTGACATGGCTAATTATTTGAAGTCGGTTGTGGTCAGTCAG GTTCCCCCAGAAATTCGTGATGCCTTCATAGCTGCCGTTGACAAAGGGAATATAAGGACAATGCCCAATAGAAGCATGCCAGCAGCACCATATCCCACTCCAGGGGCTCTATTAATGGGAGATGCTTTTAACATGCGCCATCCTTTGACTGGAGGAGGAATGACCGTTGCACTGTCCGATATTGTTGTTCTTCACAATCTCCTGCGACCTCTGCAAGACCTCAATGATGCAGCAGCTCTCTGCAAGTATCTTGAGTCATTCTATACCTTGCGCAAG GCATTCAACTCTTCATTGGGAAAATTTGAGATGAGAGGAAAAGTGATTATTATGCCCTGTATGCTCGAGCTGTATGAAGATAACCAG CCTGTTGCATCAACTATTAATACATTAGCCGGGGCATTGTACAAAGTCTTCTGTGCTTCACCTGACCCAGCAAGGAAGGAGATGCGACAGGCTTGCTTTGATTACTTGAGTCTTGGGGGAGTATTCTCAAATGGACCAATTGCTCTCCTCTCAGGCTTGAACCCTAGGCCCTTGAGCTTGGTACTTCATTTCTTTGCTGTGGCCATCTACGGTGTTGGCCGCTTGATGCTGCCGTTCCCTTCACCTAAGCGCATCTGGACCGGTGCTAGACTGATCTCG GGCGCCTCGGGTATCATATTCCCCATCATCAAAGCTGAAGGAGTGAGGCAGATGTTCTTCCCTGCCACTGTTCCAGCGTATTATCGAGCTCCGCCGGTTCACTGA
- the LOC116213677 gene encoding uncharacterized protein LOC116213677, translated as MEREDNNRNRSSRFPPASRTYLDEDQKLKLWGLLIFGAIATAATTFAVLQLRRTIDSICAQLGRSQSQSQSSRRSFRSAFHEDAWRKYNSHLREEYEEQMERVERIRRMQRIFNRERNKHRRSYERWREYGAGAHQQQYDWYWNAETYFRDEYTQYRTAPRENSTCSLSHHYSVLGLDRSRKTPYTEAEIKTAFRAKAKEFHPDQNQDNKEAAEAKFKEVMTSYEAIKQERKNMQAFC; from the exons ATGGAGAGGGAGGATAACAACCGGAACCGGAGTAGCCGATTCCCGCCGGCGAGCAGAACCTACCTTGACGAAGATCAGAAATTGAAGCTTTGGGGGTTACTGATCTTCGGTGCTATTGCCACCGCCGCCACCACTTTCGCG GTCTTGCAGCTGCGGCGAACCATTGATTCAATCTGTGCTCAG TTGGGCAGATCACAATCGCAGTCACAGTCATCGAGAAGATCTTTCAGGTCAGCATTTCATGAGGATGCATGGAGGAAATATAACAGCCACCTGCGAGAGGAGTATGAAGAACAAATGGAGAGAGTG GAGCGTATCAGACGCATGCAGCGTATATTTAACAGAGAGAGGAACAAACACCGAAGGAGCTACGAGCGGTGGAGAGAATATGGCGCTGGGGCGCATCAGCAGCAGTATGATTGGTATTGGAATGCTGAAACATACTTCAGAGATGAATATACTCAGTACAGGACAGCTCCAAGGGAGAACTCAACTTGTTCGTTATCGCACCATTACTCAGTTTTAGGTCTTGACAG GTCAAGAAAGACGCCATATACAGAAGCCGAGATAAAG ACAGCATTTAGGGCAAAGGCAAAGGAATTCCACCCAGATCAGAATCAAGATAATAAAG AGGCAGCTGAGGCAAAGTTCAAAGAGGTAATGACGTCATACGAGGCTATCAAGCAAGAAAGGAagaacatgcaagccttctGCTGA
- the LOC116213676 gene encoding branched-chain-amino-acid aminotransferase 2, chloroplastic-like isoform X1, translated as MISRFLSGVRGTILSPRNSSPLSKFRDFYCYTSQAASSLQQACEPFPYSEDEYAYVDWDNLGFGLMPTDYMYVMKCSENDRYKEGKISRYGNIELSPSAGVLNYGQGLFEGLKAYRKESGGLLLFRPDQNAMRMKFGAERMCMPAPSVDQFIDAVKQITVANKRWVPPPGKGSLYIRPLLMGSGPILGLAPAPEYMFLIYASPVRNYFKEGSAPLNLYVDDEYDRASRGGAGGVKTITNYAPVLKAIMSAKGRGFSDVLYLDSMNKKYLEEVSSCNIFLVKDKVISTPATNGTILSGVTRKSIIEIARDLGYQVLKISHLSCSSDHRAFPKAEMRMWQQVEERAIPVEELMYADEVFCTGTAVVVAPVGSITYKDKKVEFRTDAEALSRKLYNTLVGIQMGVIEDKFGWTVEIE; from the exons ATGATTTCAAGGTTTCTCAGCGGCGTCCGTGGCACGATCCTGTCTCCGAGGAACAGCTCTCCCCTGTCCAAG TTCAGAGATTTCTACTGCTACACTTCTCAAGCTGCTTCCTCTTTACAGCAAGCATGTGAGCCATTCCCATATAG TGAGGATGAATATGCTTATGTGGACTGGGACAATCTCGGGTTCGGTCTCATGCCGACGGATTACATGTATGTCATGAAATGTTCGGAGAATGATAGATATAAAGAAGGGAAAATCAGCCGGTATGGGAATATCGAACTTAGCCCTTCTGCAGGAGTCCTGAATTACGGCCAG GGACTTTTTGAAGGACTGAAAGCGTACAGGAAAGAAAGTGGAGGCCTTTTGCTCTTCCGTCCTGATCAGAACGCAATGAGGATGAAATTCGGGGCTGAGAGGATGTGCATGCCTGCTCCATCGGTCGATCAATTTATCGATGCAGTGAAACAAATCACAGTCGCTAACAAACGTTGG GTTCCTCCTCCGGGAAAAGGATCTCTGTACATTAGGCCTCTGCTGATGGGAAGTGGTCCGATATTGGGTTTGGCCCCAGCTCCCGAGTATATGTTTCTAATATACGCTTCACCCGTTCGTAATTACTTCAAG GAAGGTTCAGCGCCCTTGAATTTATATGTTGATGATGAGTATGACCGAGCATCTCGAGGTGGGGCTGGAGGCGTGAAGACTATTACGAATTATGCACCG GTTTTGAAAGCAATAATGAGCGCAAAAGGCAGAGGATTTTCTGATGTCTTGTACCTCGACTCAATGAACAAGAAGTATCTCGAGGAGGTCTCCTCGTGCAACATTTTCCTGGTGAAG GATAAAGTAATTTCCACTCCCGCCACAAACGGGACGATCCTCTCTGGTGTCACAAGGAAAAGCATCATAGAAATTGCTCGTGATCTCGGGTACCAGGTACTTAAAATCTCTCATCTTTCATGTTCGAGTGATCACCGGGCATTTCCTAAAGCAGAAATGCGTATGTGGCAACAGGTCGAGGAACGTGCTATCCCGGTGGAAGAACTGATGTACGCTGATGAAGTCTTTTGCACGGGAACTGCTGTAGTAGTTGCACCGGTTGGCAGCATAACGTACAAGGACAAGAA GGTTGAGTTCAGAACAGATGCTGAGGCTTTGAGCAGGAAGCTGTACAATACTCTCGTCGGGATTCAGATGGGTGTCATCGAAGACAAGTTCGGGTGGACTGTGGAGATCGAGTGA
- the LOC116213675 gene encoding squalene monooxygenase SE1-like isoform X2 — MLDQYALGWILASVLALVALFRLVPRRKSEGGPSESQKSIVTSDGESGSADSNADVIIVGAGVAGAALAYTLGKEGRRVHVIERDLAEPDRIVGELLQPGGYLKLIELGLEDCVEEIDAQRVFGYALFKDGRNTCLSYPLEKFHSDVSGRSFHNGRFIQRMREKAASLNNVRLEQGTVTSLVEEKGAIRGVQYKTKDGEVLTARAPLTVVCDGCFSNLRRSLCNPKVDVPSCFVGLVLENCQLPYANHGHVILGEPSPILFYPISSTEVRCLVDVPGQKVPSISSGDMANYLKSVVVSQVPPEIRDAFIAAVDKGNIRTMPNRSMPAAPYPTPGALLMGDAFNMRHPLTGGGMTVALSDIVVLHNLLRPLQDLNDAAALCKYLESFYTLRKPVASTINTLAGALYKVFCASPDPARKEMRQACFDYLSLGGVFSNGPIALLSGLNPRPLSLVLHFFAVAIYGVGRLMLPFPSPKRIWTGARLISGASGIIFPIIKAEGVRQMFFPATVPAYYRAPPVH, encoded by the exons ATGCTGGATCAGTACGCGCTTGGCTGGATCCTGGCCTCGGTGCTGGCGCTGGTCGCCTTGTTCCGCCTGGTGCCGAGGAGGAAGAGCGAGGGCGGGCCCTCGGAGAGCCAGAAGAGCATCGTCACCAGCGACGGGGAGTCCGGATCTGCTGACAGCAATGCCGATGTCATCATCGTCGGAGCCGGTGTCGCCGGCGCCGCCCTCGCCTACACTCTCGGAAAG GAAGGGCGTCGCGTGCATGTTATTGAAAGGGACTTGGCAGAACCTGACCGTATTGTTGGTGAATTGCTCCAACCAGGGGGCTACCTGAAATTGATAGAGTTGGGTCTTGAGG ATTGTGTGGAGGAAATTGATGCTCAGCGAGTCTTTGGTTATGCCCTTTTTAAGGATGGCAGAAATACTTGCCTCTCATATCCCCTGGAAAAGTTCCACTCAGATGTTTCAGGAAGGAGCTTTCATAATGGGCGTTTCATACAGCGAATGCGTGAGAAGGCTGCATCTCTTAACAA TGTCCGGTTGGAGCAAGGGACAGTTACATCTTTGGTCGAAGAAAAGGGAGCCATTAGAGGTGTGCAGTATAAGACAAAAGATGGGGAAGTACTTACAGCACGTGCACCTCTTACAGTAGTCTGTGATGGATGCTTTTCAAACTTGCGCCGCTCCCTTTGCAACCCTAAG GTTGATGTACCCTCTTGCTTTGTTGGGCTGGTCCTGGAGAACTGCCAACTTCCCTATGCAAATCATGGGCATGTTATTTTAGGAGAACCCTCTCCGATCCTATTTTATCCGATCAGCAGCACGGAGGTTCGGTGCCTAGTCGATGTACCTGGGCAGAAGGTTCCCTCTATCTCGAGTGGTGACATGGCTAATTATTTGAAGTCGGTTGTGGTCAGTCAG GTTCCCCCAGAAATTCGTGATGCCTTCATAGCTGCCGTTGACAAAGGGAATATAAGGACAATGCCCAATAGAAGCATGCCAGCAGCACCATATCCCACTCCAGGGGCTCTATTAATGGGAGATGCTTTTAACATGCGCCATCCTTTGACTGGAGGAGGAATGACCGTTGCACTGTCCGATATTGTTGTTCTTCACAATCTCCTGCGACCTCTGCAAGACCTCAATGATGCAGCAGCTCTCTGCAAGTATCTTGAGTCATTCTATACCTTGCGCAAG CCTGTTGCATCAACTATTAATACATTAGCCGGGGCATTGTACAAAGTCTTCTGTGCTTCACCTGACCCAGCAAGGAAGGAGATGCGACAGGCTTGCTTTGATTACTTGAGTCTTGGGGGAGTATTCTCAAATGGACCAATTGCTCTCCTCTCAGGCTTGAACCCTAGGCCCTTGAGCTTGGTACTTCATTTCTTTGCTGTGGCCATCTACGGTGTTGGCCGCTTGATGCTGCCGTTCCCTTCACCTAAGCGCATCTGGACCGGTGCTAGACTGATCTCG GGCGCCTCGGGTATCATATTCCCCATCATCAAAGCTGAAGGAGTGAGGCAGATGTTCTTCCCTGCCACTGTTCCAGCGTATTATCGAGCTCCGCCGGTTCACTGA